AACGCCCGCGTTCCCGCCCCGAGAACACCTGCATTCCCGCCCCGGGGAATTCGTCGACCCCAGCCGAATTCCCCGCGACCCGGAACCCGCCCCTGACCGAATGGCCCATTCCTCCGCCGACAAGGAGACCCCGTGCTCGCTCCCGGCCACTATCTCTCGACCTATCTCGCCCCGGTAGGACAGGCCGCGCTTCCGCAGCACCTCCACGACCACTGTGCGGCACTGTGGGTGAAGACGGAACACGACATCAAGCTCGTCCGCTACTGGGAACTGGAACGCGTCAGCGGAGTCAAACACCACAACCTTCCGCTCTACACCACAGAGGCCACCCAGGATCTGCTGCGGCAGCTGGTGGAGGGCGAAGGGGTGTCCTACGACGACCTCCTAGGCGTCTGGGGCACTCCTGGAGTGGGCCGGACGGACGCGCTCCAGGCGTTCGCCGACGAGCACGACCTCCCGCTGCACAGCCTGGCCCACCTGTTCACCGCCCTCGTGGGCGAGCCGGCGGCCGGCGGCCGGACCGTTCTCGGCTTCGCCGTGGACGGCGGGCCGGACATGGCGACCGAGACGCGGTCCAAGCACCACTGGTACGCGGGCGGCACCCTGGCGGCCGACGGCTCCCTGCGGCTCTTCCCCGTGGAGTCCCCCGGGGCGCTCTACTCGGCCGCGAAGGCGCTGTACGGACTGGAACAAGGGTCCTTGATGGCGCTCGCGTCCGCGTCGGAGAGCCGGATCGAGGCGGACCCCGACGACGTCCTCGGCACCTCGACGTTCTGGGGACCGGAGGCCCGCCGCAACGCCGACCGTGTGCTCGCCGACCTCGACGCGCTCGCCCGCGACCGGGCGGCATCCGGCGAGGGATGGCACGACGACCCCCGGTTCGACGCGGTGGACAACCGGATCAGCGCGGTGATGAAGGTGGTGCAGCACGCCTCGGAATCGGTCATGCTCCGCAACGTCGAACGGGCCGTCAAGGAACACGCGCTCGACCCGGCCGACACCGTCCTCGCCCTCGCCGGCGGCTACGCGCTCAACTGCCCCACCAACACCCTGCTGATGAACCGCTTCGGATTCGCGGCCCTGTCCGCGCCCCCGTGCGTCAACGACAGCGGCCAGGCACTCGGCCTGGGACTGCTCGGATTCCACCTGGAAGACCCGCCGTCCCGCGGCTCGTTCTCCCTCGGTACGGCCTTCCACGGCAACGACCGCCTACGGCTCCCCGAGGCCCTGCGCCGCTGGTCCGACCACATCGTCGACACGAGCGACTTCGACGAGGAGCGGTTCCTCGCCGACCTCGCCGACGGCCCGGTCGCCTGGGTGCACGGGCCGGCGGAGATCGGCCCGCGAGCGCTCGGAGCACGCAGCCTGCTGGGCGACCCGCGCACCCTGGCCACCCGCGACCGCCTCAACGAGATCAAGAGGCGGCAGTGGTGGCGGCCGGTGGCGCCCATCGTGCTGAGCGGACACGTCCAGGACTGGTTCGAGGAGGGCCGCGACTCCCCGTACATGCTGGAGGCCTTCCACGTACGGCACGACCGGCGCGAGCACATCCCCGCCGCACTCCACCTGGACGGGTCCGCGCGGGTCCAGACCCTCCGGCCGCAGGACAATCCCGCCCTGCACACGGCCGTCAGCGCCTTCCACCGGGCGACCGGGATCCCCGTTCTCTGCAACACCTCCCTCAACGACAAGGGCGAGCCGATCGTCGACGACGCCGTCCACGCCCTCAACTTCTGCCTGCGCCGGGGCGTGGACATCGCGTACATCGACGGCACCCGGGTGCGGCTGGCGCCCCGCCCGGAGGCACTCCCGGAGGGCAGGGAGCGGCGCCACGAGCAGCTCTTCCTGGACCACGACGACGAGCGGGCACGACTGTGGGAGACGTGGACGGCGGCCGGGCACGAGCCGGCCGCGGTCTTCCTCCTCGCCAGGAGCCCCGAGCTGCGCGCCGTGGCCGAGCAGCCGAACGGACCGGCCGTGCTGCGCCGGATGCTGGCCCTGGCCGCCCGGCGTTCCCCGCACTTCGACCGCATCGTCACCGACTTCCTGAAGCGCTGCGGCCCCGGCGCCTCCCGCGCCGGCCTCACCGACTCCGCGGTGGACTTCGACGCCCTCGACGAGCTCTAGAGCCCATCCGCCCCGACACGGCGGACAAGGCCCCGGCCCCGCGCACCGGCCGCCACACCCACCAGCCGACAGAAAACGAGGTCACGCATGCCCCACCGCATCACCTTCGAACCCCGCACCGACACCGGCCGCCTCATCGTGCTCTGTGGCACCGACGGCGTCGGCAAGACATCGCTCATGTCCGCCCTCCACACCGAGGGAAACGCCCGCGGCTGGCGGGTGAACCAGCTCAAACAGCCGACGCCCGAACTGCGGCAGGACGCCTACTTCCGCCGGATGAGCAGCACCATGGAGACCGATCCCACCGCGGCGCGGGCCGCCGTGATGATGGCGATGGCGGACCGCCTGGTCTCCTGCCGGGAGACGGTCGTGCCCCTCCTGGAGGCCGGCGAGACGGTGATCATCGACCGCTACGTCTTCTCCGGGCTCGCCCGCCTCGGACTGTGGGACCCCGCCGACGACCACTCCTGGTTCGTCGAGGCGTGCCGCGGACTGCCGCGCCCCGACCTCACCGTGCTGCTCGTCGCGGACGAGGACGTCATCGGGCGCCGCCTCGCCGAGCGCGACTACGAGACCACCTCCGAGGCCGCCTTCCGGACGGTGCTGGCCGTCCAGCGGGCGCTGCTCGGGCTCGCGGAGGACAACGACATGACCGTGGTGGACACCTCCGCCACCACCGTGGCGGCCAGCACCGCCAGGGTGATCGACCACTTCGACCTGCACGAGATCCGTGCCTGAGAGGCAGACCGATGAGCACCGTGAACCAGAAGCCCGACGAGACGGCCGTACGGACCGCCCTGGCCGAGATCGGACTCGTGCCGGACGCCGCCGGACTCGCGCCCGACGACGACCTCTTCGCCCTGGGCCTGACGTCCCTCCAGGTCGTACAGCTGGTGGTCGTCCTGGAGGAGGTCCTCGGAACGGAGATCCCCGACGACCGCATCAGTGTCCAGGACTTCCGCAGCGTCAACCAGATCCTCGCGATGCTGGCCGAGCGCGACGGATGACACCGCCCGTGACACC
This is a stretch of genomic DNA from Streptomyces sp. R44. It encodes these proteins:
- a CDS encoding phosphopantetheine-binding protein, encoding MSTVNQKPDETAVRTALAEIGLVPDAAGLAPDDDLFALGLTSLQVVQLVVVLEEVLGTEIPDDRISVQDFRSVNQILAMLAERDG
- a CDS encoding dTMP kinase, translating into MPHRITFEPRTDTGRLIVLCGTDGVGKTSLMSALHTEGNARGWRVNQLKQPTPELRQDAYFRRMSSTMETDPTAARAAVMMAMADRLVSCRETVVPLLEAGETVIIDRYVFSGLARLGLWDPADDHSWFVEACRGLPRPDLTVLLVADEDVIGRRLAERDYETTSEAAFRTVLAVQRALLGLAEDNDMTVVDTSATTVAASTARVIDHFDLHEIRA
- a CDS encoding carbamoyltransferase C-terminal domain-containing protein → MLAPGHYLSTYLAPVGQAALPQHLHDHCAALWVKTEHDIKLVRYWELERVSGVKHHNLPLYTTEATQDLLRQLVEGEGVSYDDLLGVWGTPGVGRTDALQAFADEHDLPLHSLAHLFTALVGEPAAGGRTVLGFAVDGGPDMATETRSKHHWYAGGTLAADGSLRLFPVESPGALYSAAKALYGLEQGSLMALASASESRIEADPDDVLGTSTFWGPEARRNADRVLADLDALARDRAASGEGWHDDPRFDAVDNRISAVMKVVQHASESVMLRNVERAVKEHALDPADTVLALAGGYALNCPTNTLLMNRFGFAALSAPPCVNDSGQALGLGLLGFHLEDPPSRGSFSLGTAFHGNDRLRLPEALRRWSDHIVDTSDFDEERFLADLADGPVAWVHGPAEIGPRALGARSLLGDPRTLATRDRLNEIKRRQWWRPVAPIVLSGHVQDWFEEGRDSPYMLEAFHVRHDRREHIPAALHLDGSARVQTLRPQDNPALHTAVSAFHRATGIPVLCNTSLNDKGEPIVDDAVHALNFCLRRGVDIAYIDGTRVRLAPRPEALPEGRERRHEQLFLDHDDERARLWETWTAAGHEPAAVFLLARSPELRAVAEQPNGPAVLRRMLALAARRSPHFDRIVTDFLKRCGPGASRAGLTDSAVDFDALDEL